In a single window of the Pelodiscus sinensis isolate JC-2024 chromosome 18, ASM4963464v1, whole genome shotgun sequence genome:
- the LOC112547376 gene encoding signal-regulatory protein beta-1-like isoform X1 — MATLTAGSGLSLPCLVLLLLLGIPGAGAQEFQVLQPQGTVSVSAGETLTLNCSVTGNPPAGPTKWFKGSGPTRQLVYEDKGSFPRVTRVTNSDTDFTIRISDTRPEDAGTYRCVKIKKGLGADEEIGSSTGTAVSVSARPSAPSVSGPPSRAEPGARVNFTCTSGGFSPRDIAVTWLKNGTSLPAPQTRVLPEHESVSYNVSSTVGLSLSAGDARSQLTCQIEHSTLAAPLRGTYNLSHDLRVPPRLRVGSDPAGPVARNESVTFTCRAEGFYPQGASLSWLENGNETDPGKLSNMTENPDGTFTLQSSLEVRATEQRNQSVFTCRAVHDSQPPINDSATLRVSLPPTEPGKDPASSDAGQSLFSSPALWIGLVLEKMLTGAFLLFLFLRAPGLFPDVLARSPPATRSVCSLCPQPGDQPPGGGAAAPPAGLSHGAQA, encoded by the exons ATGGCTACGCTGACCGCTGGCTCTGGATTGTCTCTTCCAtgcctggtgctgctgcttctcctgggaATCCCTG GGGCCGGGGCCCAGGAGTTCCaggtgctgcagccccagggcacCGTGTCGGTGTCAGCGGGAGAGACTCTCACCCTGAACTGCTCTGTGACTGGGAACCCTCCAGCAGGACCCACGAAGTGGTTCAAGGGCTCGGGCCCCACCCGCCAGCTGGTTTATGAAGATAAAGGATCATTCCCCCGGGTGACGAGGGTGACCAACAGTGACACCGACTTCACCATCCGCATCAGTGACACCCGCCCCGAGGACGCCGGGACCTATCGCTGTGTGAAGATCaagaaggggctgggagccgaTGAGGAGATCGGATCCAGCACTGGCACGGCCGTGTCTGTGAGCG CCAGGCCGTCGGCCCCGTCTGTGTCcggcccccccagcagggcagagccgggcGCCCGAGTGAATTTCACCTGCACGTCTGGAGGATTCTCCCCCAGAGACATCGCTGTGACCTGGCTCAAAAATGGGACCTCACTGCCGGCCCCCCAGACCCGGGTTCTCCCCGAACACGAGAGCGTCTCCTACAACGTGTCCAGCACCGTGGGGCTGAGCCTGAGCGCAGGAGATGCCCGCTCCCAGCTCACCTGTCAGATAGAGCACAGCACCTTAGCGGCTCCCCTGCGTGGGACGTACAACCTCAGCCACGACCTGCGAG TTCCACCCAGGCTGCGAGTGGGCTCTGACCCGGCGGGGCCGGTCGCACGGAACGAGTCTGTGACGTTCACCTGCCGCGCGGAGGGGTTCTACCCGCAGGGGGCCAGTCTCAGCTGGCTGGAGAACGGAAATGAGACGGATCCGGGGAAACTCTCTAACATGACGGAGAATCCAGACGGGACGTTCACGCTGCAGAGCTCCCTGGAGGTCAGAGCAACCGAGCAGAGGAACCAGTCTGTGTTCACCTGTCGGGCTGTGCACGattcccagccccccatcaaTGACAGCGCGACGCTGAGAGTCTCCCTGCCACCCACAGAGCCTGGCAAAGATCCCGCTTCATCTGATGCAG GTCAGAGCCTGTTCTCCAGCCCGGCTCTCTGGATCGGGCTTGTCCTGGAGAAGATGCTGACTGgagccttcctcctcttcctcttcctgagGG CCCCTGGTCTGTTCCCCGATGTTCTCGCCCGCTCCCCGCCTGCCACCCGCTCTgtctgcagcctctgcccgcagcccGGAGACCAGCCCCCAGGTGGtggagctgcagcaccccctgctggcctgtCCCATGGAGCCCAGGCTTAA
- the LOC112547376 gene encoding signal-regulatory protein beta-1-like isoform X2 → MATLTAGSGLSLPCLVLLLLLGIPGAGAQEFQVLQPQGTVSVSAGETLTLNCSVTGNPPAGPTKWFKGSGPTRQLVYEDKGSFPRVTRVTNSDTDFTIRISDTRPEDAGTYRCVKIKKGLGADEEIGSSTGTAVSVSARPSAPSVSGPPSRAEPGARVNFTCTSGGFSPRDIAVTWLKNGTSLPAPQTRVLPEHESVSYNVSSTVGLSLSAGDARSQLTCQIEHSTLAAPLRGTYNLSHDLRVPPRLRVGSDPAGPVARNESVTFTCRAEGFYPQGASLSWLENGNETDPGKLSNMTENPDGTFTLQSSLEVRATEQRNQSVFTCRAVHDSQPPINDSATLRVSLPPTEPGKDPASSDAGQSLFSSPALWIGLVLEKMLTGAFLLFLFLRGKE, encoded by the exons ATGGCTACGCTGACCGCTGGCTCTGGATTGTCTCTTCCAtgcctggtgctgctgcttctcctgggaATCCCTG GGGCCGGGGCCCAGGAGTTCCaggtgctgcagccccagggcacCGTGTCGGTGTCAGCGGGAGAGACTCTCACCCTGAACTGCTCTGTGACTGGGAACCCTCCAGCAGGACCCACGAAGTGGTTCAAGGGCTCGGGCCCCACCCGCCAGCTGGTTTATGAAGATAAAGGATCATTCCCCCGGGTGACGAGGGTGACCAACAGTGACACCGACTTCACCATCCGCATCAGTGACACCCGCCCCGAGGACGCCGGGACCTATCGCTGTGTGAAGATCaagaaggggctgggagccgaTGAGGAGATCGGATCCAGCACTGGCACGGCCGTGTCTGTGAGCG CCAGGCCGTCGGCCCCGTCTGTGTCcggcccccccagcagggcagagccgggcGCCCGAGTGAATTTCACCTGCACGTCTGGAGGATTCTCCCCCAGAGACATCGCTGTGACCTGGCTCAAAAATGGGACCTCACTGCCGGCCCCCCAGACCCGGGTTCTCCCCGAACACGAGAGCGTCTCCTACAACGTGTCCAGCACCGTGGGGCTGAGCCTGAGCGCAGGAGATGCCCGCTCCCAGCTCACCTGTCAGATAGAGCACAGCACCTTAGCGGCTCCCCTGCGTGGGACGTACAACCTCAGCCACGACCTGCGAG TTCCACCCAGGCTGCGAGTGGGCTCTGACCCGGCGGGGCCGGTCGCACGGAACGAGTCTGTGACGTTCACCTGCCGCGCGGAGGGGTTCTACCCGCAGGGGGCCAGTCTCAGCTGGCTGGAGAACGGAAATGAGACGGATCCGGGGAAACTCTCTAACATGACGGAGAATCCAGACGGGACGTTCACGCTGCAGAGCTCCCTGGAGGTCAGAGCAACCGAGCAGAGGAACCAGTCTGTGTTCACCTGTCGGGCTGTGCACGattcccagccccccatcaaTGACAGCGCGACGCTGAGAGTCTCCCTGCCACCCACAGAGCCTGGCAAAGATCCCGCTTCATCTGATGCAG GTCAGAGCCTGTTCTCCAGCCCGGCTCTCTGGATCGGGCTTGTCCTGGAGAAGATGCTGACTGgagccttcctcctcttcctcttcctgagGGGTAAGGAGTAA